The following proteins are encoded in a genomic region of Aliiroseovarius sp. F47248L:
- a CDS encoding MalY/PatB family protein, whose amino-acid sequence MSFDKIIDRRGTKSSKWDKMEKLFGVSPEDGLAMWTADSDYPTAPCVIDAVKRAADHGVFGYSWEYPEYLNAVAWWMKTRHGWDVDPNWVLTSQGLGNAIALCLNVWSEPGDGIVIFTPVYHEFAHKVRKNNREVVECPLTLSGDGYELDLDDAQSRLTGNEKILLWCSPQNPSGRVWTENELRAVAEFADRNELLLVSDEIHHDLVYPGNTFVPMAVAAPDARSRLVTLTAPSKTFNIAGQRTGNMIIPDSRLRAEMHNQLNKLDYAPGMLAVAMITAAYSPEGAVWVDEQIAHLARNKALFDEGINSIPGVSSMPLQSTYLAWVNFSGTGMSHEEVETRIRDDAKIAVSPGPAFGTGGDGFQRFNLATQGARVEEAVVRMKRAFSDLQ is encoded by the coding sequence ATGAGTTTTGACAAGATCATCGACCGTCGCGGCACCAAATCGTCCAAATGGGACAAGATGGAGAAGTTGTTTGGCGTATCCCCTGAAGACGGGTTGGCCATGTGGACCGCGGACAGCGACTACCCCACAGCCCCATGTGTAATTGACGCGGTAAAGCGTGCCGCCGACCACGGTGTCTTTGGGTATTCCTGGGAATATCCCGAGTATCTGAACGCCGTCGCATGGTGGATGAAGACCCGGCACGGCTGGGATGTCGACCCGAATTGGGTCTTGACCAGTCAGGGGTTGGGCAACGCGATTGCTCTGTGCCTGAATGTCTGGAGCGAACCGGGCGATGGTATCGTGATCTTCACACCCGTCTATCATGAATTCGCGCATAAAGTCCGGAAGAACAACCGCGAGGTGGTGGAATGTCCGCTGACCTTAAGCGGGGACGGATACGAGCTTGATCTGGACGACGCGCAATCGCGCCTGACAGGCAACGAAAAGATACTTCTGTGGTGTTCGCCGCAAAACCCTTCGGGCCGGGTCTGGACTGAAAACGAACTCCGCGCTGTTGCGGAATTTGCTGACCGTAACGAGTTGTTGCTGGTGTCAGATGAAATCCACCACGATCTGGTTTATCCCGGAAACACCTTCGTCCCGATGGCCGTCGCCGCGCCTGATGCGCGGTCGCGGTTGGTGACGCTGACCGCCCCATCCAAGACCTTCAACATCGCCGGTCAACGCACCGGCAACATGATCATTCCCGACAGCAGGCTTCGGGCCGAGATGCACAACCAGCTTAACAAGCTGGACTATGCACCCGGCATGTTGGCCGTGGCGATGATCACCGCAGCCTATTCGCCCGAAGGGGCGGTTTGGGTGGATGAACAGATCGCCCATCTGGCGCGCAACAAAGCCCTGTTCGACGAAGGCATCAACAGCATTCCGGGCGTGTCATCCATGCCCCTGCAATCCACATATCTGGCTTGGGTCAACTTTTCAGGCACAGGCATGTCGCATGAAGAGGTTGAGACCCGCATTCGCGATGATGCCAAGATCGCAGTCAGCCCCGGCCCAGCCTTCGGCACCG